From a single Pseudorasbora parva isolate DD20220531a chromosome 15, ASM2467924v1, whole genome shotgun sequence genomic region:
- the LOC137041335 gene encoding uncharacterized protein — translation MSKSSSKSGSLRRVSNASCSSRHSRGSSAVTTAAAMARAEAEAAKAEVAFAKKESELKIQKAQLEVSLETLRLEKRAAAIQAKAEALETAAEQESRGNLSVIELPIEDSTERTQAYLSNQADSVVDSQMPVMDGPFHDNGGINISEVQPTQTTESCLQQEGQHSFYATPPKSQPTHAEGRQYPIISQSMDVRFKHPVQHEAFFRSSHDVYRQHSAAFQSCEDRSVDRQMPLSFFQTQSASPLQAGEDKGNQYTNNQMSDVVKFIARRELVSTGLTQFNDHPETFRAWRASFINATKDLNLSPSEEMDLLVKWLGCESAEHAKRIRAVHINHPLQGLSLIWERLYETYGSPEMVESALFRKLENFPKISNRESQRLRELGDLLMEIQAAKQDGDLMGLSYLDTPRGVNPIIQKLPFSLQEKWLTVGSKYKEDCRVSFPPFKFLVDFVCQQAKMRNDPSFFLTTVQDESRRPNKQLNKPVFPRAVITHKTQVSSEKSSAFSELKNKVNPAKHCFLHNKPHPLSRCRGFRMKPMEERKSLLKHQGICFKCCNSVLHMAKNCDQDVKCSECGSITHMAALHPGPAPWVKEPRSLTLEDHNVNEDIPMESEVSSACTEVCGTSQLPRSCSKVCLVKVFPGGHPEKAVKTYVILDDQSNRSLARSEFFDLFGITECNVAYTLKTCAGTVETEGRLARGFQVESFDGSLVLPLPVLLECNEIPDNRSEIPTPGVVSNHSHLKHLARYIPEPDHHVPILLLLGRDIIRVHKAHKQVNGPPNAPFAQKLDLGWVIIGDMCLGKVHKPTSVQTYHTTIMENGRSTYFHPCPNNYSVKNRFQSMPLIKEGTQSLAEWDVFQRTKDDEKTAPSIEDRLFLQIMDREVYKDEENSWVAPLPFKQPRQYLPNNRPQAVERFNSLLRSFRRKPEMKKDFVAFMEKLLQNDHAEIAPSVGTNEQCWYLPSFGVYHPKKPSQIRVVFDSSAQCKGASLNKVLLTGPDLNNSLLGVLMRFRKEPVAFMVDIQQMFHCFKVRPADRNHLRFLWFHENNPEDELTEYRMKVHVFGNSPSPAVAIYCLRRAAQEGEEEFGQDARQFVEQDFYMDDGLKSVPSPEMAIDLLKRTQDMLAGSNLKLHKLASNSKEVMKAFPSEDYANSLKELDLGASSLPMQRSLGLLWNLDTDCFNFHVQKDKRPYTRRGLLSVINSLYDPLGFVAPITVQGKVLLRELTENATDWDAPLPVHKQEVWEEWRDSLQELQHVPVPRSYGPTSVSGAKFKELCVFSDASEKVIAAVAYLKTVDSDGNCHMGFITGKARLAPQPEHTIPRLELCAAVLAVNMMETITAEMAVKFNEITFYTDSRVVLGYIYNEKRRFHVYVSNRVQRIRNSTDPEQWHYVSSEHNPADVATRPVAPTKLQDTIWFSGPAFLQHPKRETSPREPFALVDPDRDSEVRPEVTVLYTRVSKRFERFSEWSRLIRAVGKLIHIARSYKQDQNNPPQACKGWHCCDLPLSADTILQSTEVVIRAVQQETYADELQCLKLNKSLPKTSTLRKLDPFIDQSGLLRVGGRLVKAELGSEEKRPLIIPGRNHVALLLTRHFHEQTHHQGRHFTEGAIRSAGYWIIGVKRRVNSLIHSCVLCRRLRRGCETQKMADLPADRLSMEPPFTHVGLDVFGPWSVSARRTRGGYAESKRWAVLFTCLSIRAIHIEVIESMDTSCFINALRRFLAIRGPVKHIRSDRGTNFIGACKDLQISSNVDEKAVKQFLSDHSCLWTFNPPHSSHMGGVWERMIGIARRILDSMLLQMTSSKLTHEVLSTFMAEVTAIINNRPLIPVSTDPADPFILTPATLLTQKTGTSSVPPGDFGKPDLYKKQWRTVQSLANTFWDRWRKQYLSTLQHRRKWQHQKPNISRGCIVLLKDSQSKRNDWPLGIITETYPSQDGRVRKVQVKIIGKDGPKLFLRPINEIVLLLHEDSE, via the coding sequence ATGTCAAAGTCAAGCTCCAAATCTGGATCACTGAGGCGAGTATCTAATGCATCATGTTCGTCACGACACTCGAGAGGCTCATCAGCTGTAACCACAGCCGCTGCAATGGCTAGAGCAGAGGCCGAAGCGGCTAAAGCAGAAGTAGCGTTTGCTAAGAAAGAGAGCGAACTGAAAATACAGAAAGCCCAGCTTGAGGTATCACTAGAGACTTTAAGACTGGAAAAGAGAGCTGCAGCAATACAAGCGAAGGCAGAGGCTTTAGAGACAGCAGCAGAGCAGGAAAGTAGAGGGAATTTGAGTGTAATAGAGCTACCTATAGAAGATTCAACAGAACGCACACAGGCTTACTTATCAAATCAGGCAGATAGTGTCGTGGATTCACAAATGCCAGTAATGGACGGCCCGTTTCATGATAATGGAGGCATAAACATTTCAGAAGTACAACCAACACAGACTACTGAATCGTGCTTGCAGCAGGAGGGTCAGCATAGTTTTTATGCCACACCACCCAAGTCTCAGCCTACCCATGCAGAGGGTAGACAGTACCCTATCATTTCTCAGTCCATGGATGTACGGTTTAAACACCCCGTTCAGCATGAGGCGTTCTTCAGGTCATCCCACGATGTATATCGCCAACATTCTGCAGCATTTCAGAGCTGTGAGGATAGGAGTGTGGACAGGCAGATGCCGCTCAGCTTTTTTCAGACTCAGTCAGCTTCACCTTTACAAGCTGGGGAAGATAAAGGTAACCAGTatacaaataatcaaatgtctGATGTTGTGAAGTTTATCGCAAGACGTGAATTGGTGTCCACCGGCCTTACGCAGTTTAACGATCATCCAGAGACTTTCAGAGCATGGAGGGCGTCTTTCATAAATGCCACTAAAGACCTTAATCTCTCACCTAGTGAGGAGATGGACTTGCTAGTAAAATGGCTGGGATGTGAGTCAGCTGAGCATGCAAAACGAATCAGAGCTGTGCACATTAACCATCCACTACAAGGGCTCAGTCTGATTTGGGAGAGACTTTATGAAACGTATGGCTCGCCAGAAATGGTAGAAAGTGCACTATTCAGGAAATTGGAAAACTTCCCAAAAATATCAAACAGAGAAAGTCAAAGACTGCGGGAGCTAGGAGATTTGCTCATGGAGATTCAGGCAGCTAAGCAGGATGGCGATCTAATGGGTCTTTCCTATCTAGATACTCCACGGGGAGTAAATCCGATAATACAGAAATTGCCGTTCAGCTTACAAGAAAAGTGGCTCACAGTGGGGTCTAAGTACAAAGAGGACTGCAGGGTTTCCTTCCCACCTTTCAAGTTCCTAGTAGACTTTGTATGTCAGCAAGCTAAGATGCGCAATGATCCAAGTTTCTTTCTCACAACTGTACAGGACGAATCTCGCAGACCAAACAAACAGTTAAACAAACCTGTTTTTCCCAGAGCTGTCATCACACACAAGACTCAGGTCTCCTCTGAAAAGTCATCAGCtttcagtgaactcaaaaaTAAGGTAAACCCAGCAAAACACTGCTTTCTACACAATAAGCCTCACCCTCTGTCCAGATGCAGAGGATTCAGGATGAAACCTATGGAAGAGAGGAAGTCATTGCTCAAACATCAAGGTATATGCTTCAAATGTTGCAACTCTGTATTACACATGGCAAAAAACTGTGATCAGGATGTTAAGTGTTCAGAATGTGGCAGCATTACCCACATGGCAGCGCTCCATCCAGGCCCAGCACCATGGGTGAAAGAACCGAGATCCCTGACACTGGAGGATCACAATGTGAATGAGGACATACCCATGGAATCCGAGGTTTCCTCAGCTTGTACAGAGGTATGTGGAACCAGTCAACTTCCACGCTCATGCTCCAAGGTATGTCTCGTGAAAGTATTTCCAGGAGGCCACCCAGAGAAAGCGGTCAAAACATATGTGATACTAGACGATCAAAGCAACAGATCGCTTGCAAGATCAGAATTCTTCGATCTGTTTGGCATTACAGAGTGTAACGTAGCCTACACTCTCAAAACATGCGCTGGGACAGTCGAAACAGAAGGCAGGCTAGCACGAGGCTTTCAAGTGGAATCCTTTGACGGAAGCTTAGTTTTACCCTTACCAGTGCTACTTGAGTGTAACGAAATTCCAGACAATCGTTCTGAAATCCCCACTCCAGGAGTGGTCAGTAACCACAGCCATCTAAAACATCTTGCGAGGTACATTCCAGAGCCAGATCATCATGTTCCCATTCTTCTCCTGTTAGGCAGAGATATAATCAGAGTCCACAAAGCCCATAAGCAAGTGAACGGGCCACCAAATGCTCCCTTCGCGCAAAAGTTGGACTTAGGATGGGTAATCATTGGAGACATGTGTCTTGGGAAAGTTCATAAACCTACCTCCGTTCAAACTTACCACACCACCATTATGGAGAATGGTCGGTCTACCTACTTTCATCCTTGTCCTAACAATTACAGCGTTAAGAATAGATTCCAAAGCATGCCCCTCATCAAGGAGGGGACTCAAAGTCTAGCAGAATGGGATGTATTCCAGAGAACAAAAGACGACGAGAAAACAGCTCCGTCTATAGAGGACAGACTCTTTCTGCAGATCATGGACAGAGAAGTCTATAAAGACGAGGAAAATTCCTGGGTTGCCCCACTTCCATTCAAGCAGCCAAGGCAATATCTTCCAAACAATCGCCCACAAGCTGTGGAACGCTTCAATTCCCTTCTACGATCTTTCAGGAGGAAGCCTGAGATGAAGAAAGACTTTGTAGCCTTTATGGAGAAGCTACTCCAAAATGATCATGCAGAAATAGCTCCTTCAGTTGGTACCAATGAACAGTGTTGGTACTTACCGTCTTTTGGTGTATATCATCCAAAAAAGCCATCCCAGATCCGAGTGGTCTTTGACTCAAGCGCTCAATGCAAAGGTGCGTCATTGAACAAGGTTCTCTTGACTGGTCCCGACCTCAACAACAGTCTCCTTGGAGTCCTCATGCGTTTTCGCAAAGAGCCTGTCGCCTTCATGGTAGACATTCAACAAATGTTCCACTGCTTTAAAGTTCGACCTGCAGACAGAAACCACCTCAGATTCCTTTGGTTTCATGAAAATAACCCAGAGGATGAGCTCACAGAATACCGTATGAAGGTGCACGTGTTTGGGAACAGTCCCTCTCCAGCAGTGGCCATTTATTGTCTTCGTCGTGCAGCTCAAGAAGGAGAAGAGGAATTCGGTCAAGACGCCCGACAGTTTGTGGAGCAAGACTTTTATATGGATGATGGATTGAAATCCGTACCCTCCCCAGAGATGGCAATCGACCTGTTAAAAAGGACACAGGACATGCTGGCTGGATCTAATTTGAAGTTGCATAAATTGGCTTCAAACAGCAAGGAAGTGATGAAAGCTTTTCCGTCTGAAGATTATGCAAACTCACTGAAAGAACTGGATTTAGGTGCCAGCTCACTTCCAATGCAACGCAGTCTCGGCTTGCTTTGGAATCTGGACACAGACTGCTTCAACTTCCATGTCCAGAAGGATAAAAGGCCTTACACTAGGCGTGGATTGCTGTCTGTAATAAACAGTTTGTATGACCCACTGGGATTTGTGGCCCCAATCACAGTTCAAGGCAAAGTACTACTGCGGGAACTAACTGAGAATGCTACCGACTGGGATGCACCCTTACCTGTGCACAAACAAGAGGTGTGGGAGGAATGGAGAGATTCCTTGCAAGAACTGCAACATGTACCAGTCCCAAGAAGCTACGGGCCTACATCAGTGTCAGGCGCCAAATTCAAGGAGCTCTGTGTTTTTTCTGATGCTTCTGAGAAAGTAATTGCAGCAGTTGCTTACCTCAAAACCGTTGACTCAGATGGTAACTGTCATATGGGGTTTATCACAGGCAAAGCAAGGCTAGCGCCACAACCAGAGCACACTATACCTCGTCTGGAACTCTGTGCGGCTGTCTTGGCTGTGAACATGATGGAAACGATCACTGCGGAGATGGCTGTCAAATTCAATGAGATTACCTTCTACACAGATAGTAGAGTGGTCCTTGGCTATATCTACAATGAGAAACGTAGATTTCATGTCTATGTAAGCAATCGTGTACAGAGAATCCGGAACAGCACCGATCCGGAACAATGGCATTATGTGAGCTCAGAGCATAATCCAGCTGATGTTGCAACCCGACCAGTAGCTCCAACCAAATTGCAGGACACCATCTGGTTCAGTGGACCGGCATTCTTGCAACACCCAAAAAGAGAGACATCCCCTAGAGAACCCTTTGCACTTGTTGATCCTGATCGAGATTCAGAAGTTCGTCCAGAAGTAACAGTGTTGTATACCAGGGTTTCAAAACGTTTTGAACGCTTTTCGGAATGGAGCCGACTGATCAGAGCTGTTGGAAAGCTGATTCACATTGCACGCTCTTATAAGCAGGACCAAAACAACCCCCCTCAGGCATGCAAAGGATGGCACTGTTGCGATCTTCCTCTTAGTGCTGATACAATACTTCAGAGCACAGAAGTCGTCATTCGAGCAGTACAACAGGAAACGTATGCTGACGAGCTGCAGTGCCTCAAACTAAACAAATCACTTCCCAAAACCAGCACACTTCGAAAACTAGATCCCTTCATTGATCAGAGCGGACTGTTGAGGGTCGGAGGTCGTCTGGTTAAAGCGGAACTAGGTTCTGAAGAAAAGAGACCCCTCATTATACCTGGTAGGAACCATGTAGCATTACTTCTAACACGGCACTTTCACGAGCAAACGCATCATCAGGGTCGCCACTTCACAGAGGGAGCGATAAGATCCGCCGGCTACTGGATAATAGGAGTCAAAAGACGGGTGAACAGTCTCATCCATTCCTGCGTTCTATGCCGTAGACTCAGGAGGGGCTGCGAGACTCAAAAGATGGCAGATCTGCCAGCTGACAGGCTCAGCATGGAGCCTCCCTTCACACATGTGGGATTAGATGTGTTTGGGCCCTGGTCAGTATCTGCTCGTAGGACAAGAGGTGGCTATGCAGAAAGCAAAAGATGGGCAGTGCTCTTTACATGTCTAAGTATCAGAGCCATTCATATCGAGGTGATTGAGTCCATGGATACCTCCTGCTTCATTAATGCGTTAAGGAGGTTTCTGGCAATTCGGGGTCCAGTGAAACACATTCGCTCCGACAGAGGGACCAATTTCATTGGAGCCTGTAAGGACTTGCAAATATCTTCCAATGTggatgaaaaggcagtgaaacAATTCCTGTCAGATCACAGCTGCCTATGGACATTCAACCCTCCACATTCGTCGCATATGGGTGGCGTATGGGAAAGGATGATTGGCATTGCTCGCAGGATCTTGGATTCTATGCTTCTTCAGATGACATCCTCTAAACTCACACATGAGGTACTCTCCACCTTCATGGCAGaggtcactgccattataaacaATAGACCACTGATACCTGTGTCAACCGATCCAGCAGATCCTTTCATCCTCACACCTGCCACATTACTTACCCAAAAGACTGGTACCAGCTCAGTTCCACCTGGGGACTTCGGAAAGCCTGACCTGTACAAAAAACAGTGGCGTACAGTGCAAAGCCTCGCAAATACCTTCTGGGACAGATGGCGTAAACAGTACCTTTCAACCCTTCAGCATCGACGAAAATGGCAACATCAAAAGCCCAACATTTCCAGAGGATGCATAGTTCTGCTCAAGGACTCTCAGTCTAAACGGAATGATTGGCCCCTCGGCATCATAACAGAAACTTACCCCAGCCAAGATGGGCGAGTACGAAAAGTACAAGTGAAAATCATTGGGAAAGATGGACCTAAACTGTTTCTGAGGCCTATCAATGAGATAGTACTCCTCCTTCACGAAGATTCTGAATAG